The Sedimentibacter sp. zth1 DNA segment TAAATATATTTCCAATCGAAATGAAACTTTGCTGTAAAATACTAGGAATAGCAACTATGCTAATTTTTCTTAGCATTGACAATGAAAATACTTTGTATTTTTCTTCACACTTTATACTTGTAACCCTTCTTCTTAATGTTATCATTGCTAAAATTGACGATATTCCTTGTGCAACAAGAGTTGCTATTGCAACACCTGCTACGCCCATTTTGAACTGAATAACAAAAATCAAATCTAATATGACATTTCCAACTGAAGAACCTATTAAAAGATATAGTGGTGTTTTTGAATCTCCCAATGCTGTAAAAATACCAGTACATACATTGTAAAAAAATAAAAATATTAATCCTGCTATGTAAATTTGTAAATATAATAGTGAACCGCCAAATATATTGTTTGGTGTATTTATTGCTTTCATCATAGGAACACAAAATACTAATCCTAATATTGTTAATATTGTACTCAATCCTAAACATGTAAAAAAAGTTGTTGAAACAGCTGTTTTCATATTTTTATAATCTTTTGCGCCAAACAAATTTGAAATTATAACTGAACACCCTATATTGCAACCTATTGCAATTGCCATAAAAATCATTGTTATAGGATATGAAGCTCCTACTGAAGCTAACGCATCCTCTCCAGCAAATTTACCTGCAATCATTCCATCAGCAATATTGTACATTTGTTGAAACATAACACTAATAAGCATTGGAATTGAAAACTTCCATAAAATCTTATTGGGTTTTCCTACTGTCATATCTGTAATCATTGTATCTCCTTTATACTGCGTTTAAAGTAATAAAGGCATTATATTTAATTTAATTAAATACAATGCTACTTATTTTATACCTTATATGTTTTTTTGATTTTCTATTTGTTCTTTTAAATCAGATAAATAAACCCATCTATCCATTTTAAAATCTAGTTGAACTTGTAATTTGTCTTTTTCATTCATTAAATCCTGTAATTTTACATAATCAGTTGAATTTTTGGACATTTGTTTACCTATATCTTCTATTTTTTCTTCAAGCATTGATATATCATCATCTATCGTTTCATACTCTCTTTGCTCTTTAAAAGTAAACTTTAGCTTTTTAGGCTTTTGCTGATATTCTTGCTTGCTTCTTTTTTCATCTTTTACATTTACATCAATTTGAGTAGTCTTTTGAATTAATTCTTTTTCCTCGTGGAAGTCAGAATACCCACCATTATAAAGCTTAATTATGCCATTGCCTTGAACCTCGAATATTGCATTTACTACTTTATCAAGAAAATATCTATCATGGGAAACCGTTATAACAGCCCCCTTAAACGTTTCTAAATAATCCTCTAATATGGTTAATGTTTGAATATCCAAGTCATTAGTTGGCTCATCTAACAATAAAACATTGGGTGCACTAACTAAAATACTAAGTAAAAATAATCTTCTTCTTTCTCCACCTGAAAGTCTACCAATTACATTATATTGTAAATCAGGTGTGAATAAAAATTTTTCTAGCATTTGTGAAGCAGATATTTTACCATCAATCGTTTCTATATATTCAGCTATATTCTTAATATAATCAATAACTTTTAGCTTCAAATCCATTTCCTTTGATTCTTGTGAAAAATACCCTAATTTTACCGTTTGACCTATTTCTACATTACCACTATCAGGTTTCAATCTTCCACTAATAAGATTTAAGAAAGTAGTTTTACCTGCACCATTTTGACCTACTATACCAATTCTTGCATCTTTTGTGATTGTAAATTCAAAGTTTTCTACAATATTTTTATCGCTAAAACTTTTACTAATATTATTTATTTCAATAATTTTTTTACCGAGCCTTGAAGAGACAGAACTTAAATCTACTTTATCATTAACTTGAATCAACGGTTTATCTCTTAATTCCTCAAATCTCTCTATTCTAGATTTGCTTTTAGTGCCTCTTGCACGAACACCTCTTTTTATCCATTCGAGTTCTTTTCTCAATACGCTTTGACGTTTTCTTTCACTAGCTTCATCAAAGTCTTCTCTCATAGCCTTTAACTCAATAAATTTATTATAATTTCCATCATATGTATATAAATTTCCTTTGTCAAGCTCAATAATCTTATTGGTTACTCTATCAAGAAAATATCTATCATGTGTAACCATAATTATTGCACCATTAAATTTTTTTAGATATCCCTCTAACCATACTACCATGTCATTATCTAAATGATTTGTTGGCTCATCTAATATTAGAAGTTCACATGAATTTACTAATGCACTTGCTATTGCAACTCTTTTTCTTTGACCACCTGATAATAGACTAACTCTTTTGTCAAAATCGGTCATTCCCAGTTTTGTAAGTATAGTTTTAGCTTCATACTCCTTTAAATTTTTTACTTCATTGGATGTATTAAAGAAAACTTGCTCTATAACTGTTAAGTTTTCATTGAAAACAGGATTTTGAGGAAGATAAATAACTCTATCTCCTTGTTTTTTTATAATCTCTCCAGAATCCGAATCTTCCACATCCGCTAATATCTTTAAAAGTGTTGATTTACCAGTACCATTGATACCAATGACACCGATTTTATCACCCTCATTTATATACAATGTTACATTTTCTAATAGCTTTTTATCACCATAATTTTTACTTACGTTATTTGCTGTTAATATCATTTTTAACCCTTCAATTTCTAACTTTTTTTATTAATCTATAATACCTAAAATATCCATCAAATATTCTGCATTTAAACTTGTAACTTTAGTATTATTTATCCAATGATTACAGCCACAATAATCAAGTAATACACATTGGGGAACAAACCCTATTCTTTTTGCTAACCATCCACCAGATAATAAATTTGCTATACATGAAACTCCTATTATTCCAATATTTTCGCAAGCAAAATCATTACTTTTGAACAAACTAGATGCATGATTAATAATGTAAACCTCTATATTTTGTCCATTTGCCATGTTACAAATCTTATTTATTTGACATCTACTACTACAGCCTTGGCACTTGAAGCCATACTTACTAGAAGTAGACTTGCAATCATTATTATATCTCATACAACCAGGAAGAAAAATCATTTTTTTATATGTTTTTATGAATTCACTTCTATATACTTCATTCATCAATTCAGCACCTACCATATTAAAATAGTATTGGAGCTTTGGTTTGCTACAAAATATAATATCCTCCATATTTTGATGTTCTTTTATTACATCATTTATGTATATATCTAAATTTGGTAAATATTCATCTAACACTGGAGAACAAATAATAACCATTTTTTCAACACAAATACATGATTTTTTTATGAAATTTTCTACTTCATCTTTATCTAGATTTAAAAAGTACATGTAAAAAGCTTCTAGCCTAATACATTCCTCAAAAAATTCATCGGATATAATTAAATAATCAATTAACTTTCTGAAATTTTCAATGTTATAATCTATTTTAATTCTAGATATATTAAACAAGTTATGAGTTAATACTTTTCCTTTTATATTATTTCTAGTTTTCTTATTTAATAATTTAAAATTGTATACTTTTTTTAATTTTTTTAAATAGTTTGCCTTCTTAGAATCAATACCTACAGCAAAATTAATATAATTATCCCACAAAACACCTATTAATAATACATCCAAACCATACTCTTCTATAGTCCTTGGCTTTTCAATAGAACTTATTTTTTGAAATGTTACATAATCATCAAGCTCATCTCTAAACATAATTAAAACCTCGTCTATTACATTTTTAGAAATAGCTTTTATTTTCTTATAATAACTACTGCTGTTTGATTTATCCACTAACAAATTATATATTTCTTTATCACACATTTTTACCACCAACAATATAATTAATCTACTACAAATAATATATTAATTAGACAATATTTGCAACTAGTGAATAACTTATATTTTTACACGTTTGTTAAATTTTTGCTAATGTGCTTTATGAATAATGCACTTCTAAATGCACACGATATAATATAATTTACTTTAATATCAAGCTTTTCTATTTTCATTATAAAAAAAGCTTGACATCTTTTTAACAATGAATTACAATTAGACTATAAAGATTGTTAATTTTATAACATTGTTTTGAAAATTAAATTTTAGGAGGATATATTATGTCAAGATTTACATTACCTAGAGATTTATATTACGGAAAAGGTAGCTTAGAAACATTAAAAACATTAAAGGGTAAAAAAGCTATAGTTGTAGTTGGTGGCGGTTCAATGAAACGCTTTGGATTTTTGGACACTATAGTTTCATATTTAAATGATGCTAATATAGAAGTTAAGTTATTTGAAAATGTTGAACCTGATCCATCTGTTGAAACAGTACTTAGAGGTGCTGAAGCAATGAAGGAATTTAACCCTGACTGGATAATTGCAGTGGGAGGCGGTTCACCAATAGATGCTGCAAAAGCAATGTGGACTTTTTATGAGTACCCTGAAACAACTTTTGAAGACTTAATTACTCCTTTTAATTTTCCTGAGTTAAGACAAAAAGCAAAATTTATTGCTATACCATCAACATCAGGAACAGCAACAGAAGTAACTGCTTTTTCAGTTATAACTGATTATGCTAAAGGAATAAAATATCCATTGGCAGACTTCAATATTACACCTGATATAGCTATAGTAGACCCTACACTTGCTGAAACAATGCCTCAAAAGCTTACTGCTCATACTGGTATGGATGCTTTAACACATGCTGTAGAAGCTTATGTTTCTACTCTTAATTCACCATTTACTGATCCATTAGCTTTAAAGGCTATTGAAATGGTATTTGATTATTTACCAGCATCTTATAATGGTGATATGAATGCTAGAGAGCAAATGCACTATGGTCAATGCTTAGCTGGAATGGCATTCTCAAATGCGCTTCTTGGTATAGTTCACTCTATGGCACACAAAACAGGTGCTGCATTCTCTACTGGACATATTCCACATGGATGTGCAAATGCAATATATTTACCATACGTTATTAAATTTAATGCAAAGTGTGCTGAGCAAAGATATGCTGACATAGCTAAGTTTGTAGGATTAACTGGAAATAATAATGCAGAACTTATTAATAACCTTTGTGACAAAATAGATAACTATAATGCTAAATTCAATATTCCTAAAACATTAAAAGAATTTGGAATAGTTGAAGAAGAATTCAAACAAAAAGTCAAAGAAATATCTGAACTTGCTATAAGTGATGCATGTACTGGTTCAAATCCTAGAGCTATAACAACAGAAGAAATGGAAAAATTATTTAACTGTATTTACTACGGAACAGAAGTTAATTTCTAAAATATAAATATAAATAATCAAAAAAACAAGGAGTATGTTATTATACTCCTTGTTTTTTATTAAGAATTTAATTCATTTGCTCTTTCTACACATTTTACACAGCCTTCATCTATTATACTGTATAAATTTTTCTCATCAAATACCTTTATTGATTCTATTGTTGTTCCTCCAGGAGAACAAACCTGTTTAATTAATTCTTCAGGTTCCTTGCCTGTTTTTAATACCATTTCCGCGGCACCTATAAATGTTTTTGCTACTAATTTTTTTGCAACGTCTTTATCTACTCCCATATTTTCAACTGACTTTGCTATACAATTAATAAAATAGTATACATAAGCTGGAGAACTTCCATTTGCAGCAATTATATTGTTCATTTGATTTTCCGGTATAACTGCAACTTCCCCCATATTTTTAAATATGTTCATAATATTTTCAAACTCATTGTCATTAACATTCTGTGTTTTTGAAAATGCACATGCACCACAACCAATAAGTAAAGGAGTATTAGGCATTATTCTAATAATTTTTGTTTCATCTCCTAAAAATTTTTGTATATATGATGTTGATATTCCAGCTGCTATTGTAATAATGATTTGATTTTGAGGTCTGTTTTTAGCTTCTTTTAATTTAGCTAATAGACTTTCATATACTTGTGGCTTTACAGCTAATAATACTATTTCGCAATTTTCAATAATGCTTTGTTCTGATGGTAACACAGTATAGCCTTTAGATTTACACAAATCAATCTTTTCAGGCATTATATCAAAAATTGCTACTTCTGTTTTGTCAAAGGCCTTGCAATTAACTGAACCATCTATTATTGCTAAGCCCATATTTCCAGCTCCTATTGAACCTATTTTATACATAATTCACCTCTTAATAATTTTTATCGATATTTACTTCCAATAAACTAAATTATATTACTTGTTTATTAAAAAATCAACAAATAAAGCCTATTGCTGATAAAATGTAACACTATAGTAATTTTGTTTTACTAAAAACATGATATAATGACTTTAATAAACAAAAACAAATGATTTTTAAAAATAAAGTAAATTGAAAGGAGTATATATGAACAAAAACAACAAAAATTTTTTAAACAACTTTAAAATTAAATGCATTTCAGGAGTATTAACAGTATGTATTGCTACTACAGTACTTATCTCATCTCCAGAACAAATTGCTTATGCTAATGACTCAAATAGTATAAACATATATATAAATGGTCAATTATTAAATTCAGATGAATCTGCTTTTATTTCAAATGGAAGAACATTTATTCCACTTAGAGATGTTATCGAAACATTAGGTGCAAATGTCAGTTGGGATGAGGTAAACAGAACTGTTACAGTAACAAAAGATACATCTAACATAAAATTATACATTGATAATAGACTATTTAGCTATGTTGAAAACGGTATCACTAAATATGATGTAAGTGATGTTGCTCCACTAATTAAGAATAATCACACTTACGTTCCACTAAGGTTAGTTGGAAATGCTTTAGGGTTAAATGTATCATGGAACGATACTACTAAAGAGGTAAGTGTAAAGGATAGCTCTAATCCTAGTATAACTAATTTTTTTGATATAAAAATAGCTGATATTGAAAATGGACAAGTACTTACCGATATAACAAGATTGTCTTTAATTGGTGCTGAAACATTGCCTAAAAATGCAACACAAATAAAATATTTGTTTATAAATCCGACTACAGGTGAAGGAAAAATAGTAGCTCGTTCAACAAGTATTAGTAAAGCTACTACATTTATACCAAACATAGATATTCAAGGCAATGGTATTTTAGCTGCAGTTGTATGTGATGCCAAAGGAAACTTTTTAGCTGGAACTTGTGTTAATACATCTGTAAAAGTTAATTCTAATGTTTCTATTTCAGGCTTAACTAGTGGACAATCTATTAATAAAACTGTTCCATTGTCTGCAAACTTAAATTTTAGACCAACTGCAATAAAATATGAATTTACATATCAAGATGGAAGTGTTTATACTACTGATGAATTAGATCCATATGGAACATATAACTATACTCCAAGTATCCGCAGAAACGGTACACTATCAGTTAGAGTATTGGCTATAGACAAAAATGAAAAAGTTTATACAAGTGATTACACAAATGCTACTATTGCTATGGTATCAGTACCTTCAAATCCATATGTAGCTTTAAAAAAGATTAAAACAAGCAATGTTGGAAAAATACCTGTTAATTTATCTATCTCTAGAAATTTTGATGTTGATACAACTCAGTACTACGCACAAAATGTTGATACAGGAAAAACAATTTTATTAAAAGAAGTTGGTTGGGGAGATTATCAATGGTTTCCAGGTCCAGATATGGCTGGTAACTGGGAGATTTATGTAAGAGTAGTTAATT contains these protein-coding regions:
- a CDS encoding MATE family efflux transporter; this translates as MITDMTVGKPNKILWKFSIPMLISVMFQQMYNIADGMIAGKFAGEDALASVGASYPITMIFMAIAIGCNIGCSVIISNLFGAKDYKNMKTAVSTTFFTCLGLSTILTILGLVFCVPMMKAINTPNNIFGGSLLYLQIYIAGLIFLFFYNVCTGIFTALGDSKTPLYLLIGSSVGNVILDLIFVIQFKMGVAGVAIATLVAQGISSILAMITLRRRVTSIKCEEKYKVFSLSMLRKISIVAIPSILQQSFISIGNIFIQSIVNGFGSAVIAGYSSAIKLNTFSITSITTLASGLSNFTAQNMGAKKVERVYEGFKSAMLLVICVVVPFFIAFFIFSNQMISMFMDDSSIEALNVGVSFLKIVSPFYIVIAVKIMSDGVLRGAGSMKQFMISTFLDLILRVVLAFVLSGYFGTNGIWMSWPIGWTTSAIVSFLFYKNNGWAKKLE
- a CDS encoding ABC-F family ATP-binding cassette domain-containing protein, whose amino-acid sequence is MILTANNVSKNYGDKKLLENVTLYINEGDKIGVIGINGTGKSTLLKILADVEDSDSGEIIKKQGDRVIYLPQNPVFNENLTVIEQVFFNTSNEVKNLKEYEAKTILTKLGMTDFDKRVSLLSGGQRKRVAIASALVNSCELLILDEPTNHLDNDMVVWLEGYLKKFNGAIIMVTHDRYFLDRVTNKIIELDKGNLYTYDGNYNKFIELKAMREDFDEASERKRQSVLRKELEWIKRGVRARGTKSKSRIERFEELRDKPLIQVNDKVDLSSVSSRLGKKIIEINNISKSFSDKNIVENFEFTITKDARIGIVGQNGAGKTTFLNLISGRLKPDSGNVEIGQTVKLGYFSQESKEMDLKLKVIDYIKNIAEYIETIDGKISASQMLEKFLFTPDLQYNVIGRLSGGERRRLFLLSILVSAPNVLLLDEPTNDLDIQTLTILEDYLETFKGAVITVSHDRYFLDKVVNAIFEVQGNGIIKLYNGGYSDFHEEKELIQKTTQIDVNVKDEKRSKQEYQQKPKKLKFTFKEQREYETIDDDISMLEEKIEDIGKQMSKNSTDYVKLQDLMNEKDKLQVQLDFKMDRWVYLSDLKEQIENQKNI
- a CDS encoding DUF116 domain-containing protein, translated to MCDKEIYNLLVDKSNSSSYYKKIKAISKNVIDEVLIMFRDELDDYVTFQKISSIEKPRTIEEYGLDVLLIGVLWDNYINFAVGIDSKKANYLKKLKKVYNFKLLNKKTRNNIKGKVLTHNLFNISRIKIDYNIENFRKLIDYLIISDEFFEECIRLEAFYMYFLNLDKDEVENFIKKSCICVEKMVIICSPVLDEYLPNLDIYINDVIKEHQNMEDIIFCSKPKLQYYFNMVGAELMNEVYRSEFIKTYKKMIFLPGCMRYNNDCKSTSSKYGFKCQGCSSRCQINKICNMANGQNIEVYIINHASSLFKSNDFACENIGIIGVSCIANLLSGGWLAKRIGFVPQCVLLDYCGCNHWINNTKVTSLNAEYLMDILGIID
- a CDS encoding stalk domain-containing protein; its protein translation is MNKNNKNFLNNFKIKCISGVLTVCIATTVLISSPEQIAYANDSNSINIYINGQLLNSDESAFISNGRTFIPLRDVIETLGANVSWDEVNRTVTVTKDTSNIKLYIDNRLFSYVENGITKYDVSDVAPLIKNNHTYVPLRLVGNALGLNVSWNDTTKEVSVKDSSNPSITNFFDIKIADIENGQVLTDITRLSLIGAETLPKNATQIKYLFINPTTGEGKIVARSTSISKATTFIPNIDIQGNGILAAVVCDAKGNFLAGTCVNTSVKVNSNVSISGLTSGQSINKTVPLSANLNFRPTAIKYEFTYQDGSVYTTDELDPYGTYNYTPSIRRNGTLSVRVLAIDKNEKVYTSDYTNATIAMVSVPSNPYVALKKIKTSNVGKIPVNLSISRNFDVDTTQYYAQNVDTGKTILLKEVGWGDYQWFPGPDMAGNWEIYVRVVNSKNKKAYYSNSIKVAVPNTTSIILSGIGPDQVITGTMTMNAICNVNIEDVSYVISNPYNYTEKVMGTETSVSTKVSYTPNYINEGKRYIQAIAKTTDGKVIKSEKVAINIYLGELYGSKPITVKTNFINYVTPMALKTQKENGMSAALQVAQAILETGWGQSVPVDKYTGLLSNNLFGVKGTGNAGSVLCSTWEEYYGTVYRIDDHFRAYKSTQDSWNDHNNLLLRASRYIPYTEVMFDSTSGAYALRRCGYATDSGYPGKLIWLIERYNLDKLDNQKI
- a CDS encoding iron-containing alcohol dehydrogenase yields the protein MSRFTLPRDLYYGKGSLETLKTLKGKKAIVVVGGGSMKRFGFLDTIVSYLNDANIEVKLFENVEPDPSVETVLRGAEAMKEFNPDWIIAVGGGSPIDAAKAMWTFYEYPETTFEDLITPFNFPELRQKAKFIAIPSTSGTATEVTAFSVITDYAKGIKYPLADFNITPDIAIVDPTLAETMPQKLTAHTGMDALTHAVEAYVSTLNSPFTDPLALKAIEMVFDYLPASYNGDMNAREQMHYGQCLAGMAFSNALLGIVHSMAHKTGAAFSTGHIPHGCANAIYLPYVIKFNAKCAEQRYADIAKFVGLTGNNNAELINNLCDKIDNYNAKFNIPKTLKEFGIVEEEFKQKVKEISELAISDACTGSNPRAITTEEMEKLFNCIYYGTEVNF
- the proC gene encoding pyrroline-5-carboxylate reductase yields the protein MYKIGSIGAGNMGLAIIDGSVNCKAFDKTEVAIFDIMPEKIDLCKSKGYTVLPSEQSIIENCEIVLLAVKPQVYESLLAKLKEAKNRPQNQIIITIAAGISTSYIQKFLGDETKIIRIMPNTPLLIGCGACAFSKTQNVNDNEFENIMNIFKNMGEVAVIPENQMNNIIAANGSSPAYVYYFINCIAKSVENMGVDKDVAKKLVAKTFIGAAEMVLKTGKEPEELIKQVCSPGGTTIESIKVFDEKNLYSIIDEGCVKCVERANELNS